The Vibrio crassostreae genomic interval GGCAAGTGCCCAAGGTGCGTGTTCACGAGATGAACCACAACCAAAGTTTTCACGAGCTAGAAGAATTGAAGCGCCTTGGTAGCGTTCTTCATTCATTACAAACTCAGGGTTTGGTTGTTGGCCTGCATCGTCTAGGAAGCGCCAATCGTGGAACAAGTGTTTACCAAAACCGATGCGGTTTACTTTCTGTAGAAACTGCTTTGGAATGATCGCATCAGTATCGATGTTGGCCGTATCTAGAGGAACGACTAATCCGGTGTGTTGTTGAAAACCTGACATGTTAAATCCTCTAATTAAAGTTCACGAATATCGACAAAGTGACCAGCGATAGCTGCTGCGGCTGCCATTGCTGGGCTAACTAGGTGCGTACGACCATCACGGCCTTGGCGACCTTCAAAGTTACGGTTTGATGTAGAAGCACAGCGCTCTTGTGGACCTAGACGGTCGTTGTTCATTGCAAGACACATAGAACAGCCTGGTAAGCGCCATTCAAAGCCGGCTTCGATGAAGATCTTATCTAGGCCTTCAGCTTCAGCTTGTGCTTTAACTTGCTCTGAACCCGGAACGATAAGCGCTTGAACATGTTTCGCTACTTGACGGCCTTTCGCTACCGCTGCTGCTGCACGCATGTCTTCGATACGAGAGTTAGTACAAGAACCAACGAACACTTTATCTACGTTGTAATCAGATAGAGATTTACCCGCTTCAAGGCCCATGTAAGCTAGCGCTTTTTCTGCTGATGCTTTTTCAACAGGGTCTGCGAAGCTTTCTGGTGCTGGGATTGGCGTGTCTACCGAGATAACCTGACCTGGGTTTGTGCCCCAAGTTACTTGTGGTTTGATGTCTGCCGCTTCTAGCGTAACAACCGCATCGAACTTGGCATAGGCATCGGTTTTTAGCGTATCCCAGTATTGGATTGCTGCTTCTAAGTCTTCGCCTTGTGGAGAGAACTTACGACCTTTGATGTACTCGTATGTTGTTGCATCTGGAGCAATTAGGCCTGCTTTAGCGCCAAGCTCGATAGCCATGTTACATACCGTCATACGGCCTTCCATCGTAAGGTCAGTAATCGCCTCACCACAGAATTCTACAACGTAGCCAGTACCGCCTGCAGCTGTTGTTTTACCGATGATCGCTAGCACGATATCTTTTGCCGTGATGCCCGGAGCAACCTTGCCTTTTACTTCGATCTTCATCGTTTTAGCGCGAGCTTGTTTTAGCGTTTGAGTTGCTAGAACGTGCTCAACTTCTGAAGTACCGATACCGAATGCTAATGAACCAAATGCACCGTGTGTCGCAGTGTGTGAGTCACCACATACGATGGTCATGCCTGGCAGGGTAATACCTAGCTCAGGGCCCATTACGTGCACAATACCTTGGTATTTGTGGTTTAGGTCGTAAAGCGTTACACCAAACTCTTCACAGTTTTTCGATAGCGTTTCCATTTGGATACGAGCCATCTCACCAGAAGCGTTAATGTCTTTGGTTTGGGTTGATACGTTGTGATCCATGGTCGCGAAAGTTTTGCCGACTTGGCGAACTTTACGGCCTTTTTCACGTAAGCCATCAAATGCTTGAGGTGACGTTACTTCGTGAACTAGGTGGCGATCGATATAAAGAATTGGTGTTTCGCCCTTCGCTGCAACCGCAACGTGAGCGTCATAAACTTTTTCGTATAAGGTTTTTGCTTGCTGGTTTGTCGACATAGCTTTTCTTCCTTGGGAGCATCAGTCCCAGTGTTTGTTTCGAGCCAAGTCATGCGGTTTACGCTGACTTGGCTTGATATTATTCTTATGTACTTGCTTTTAATCGGAGTATTTAGCTTATGAAGCTAAGATGTACTCAGCGATCTTGTCACCCATTTCAGAGGTAGTCAGTGCTTGGTTGTTACCTGCAAGGTCTGCTGTTAGCTCGCCTGCTGAAAGCGCTTTAGATACCGCTGCTTCGATGTCTTGTGCTGCCGCTTCTTCGCCTAGGCTGTAACGAAGCATTAGTGCTGCAGAAAGGATTTGCGCTACTGGGTTTGCGATGTTCTTACCTGCGATATCTGGTGCGCTGCCGCCTGCTGGCTCGTATAGGCCGAAGTTGCTTTCGTTCAAGCTAGCAGAAGGAAGCATACCCATAGAGCCTGTGATCATTGCGCACTCATCAGAGATGATGTCGCCGAAGATGTTTGAACACAGCATTACGTCAAACTGAGAAGGATCTTTGATTAGCTGCATGGTCGCGTTGTCGATGTACATGTGGTTTAGCGTGACATCTGGGTAATCTTTTGCAATCTCTTCGACAACTTCGCGCCATAAGATAGAGCTCTGTAGAACGTTCGCTTTATCGATTGAGTAAACGTTTTTGTTACGTAGGCGTGCCGATTCAAACGCAATCTTTGCAATACGTTCAATTTCGTAGCGGTGGTAAACCTCAGTATCAAATGCTTTTTCAGTTGCGCCTTCGCCTTCACGACCTTTAGGTTGGCCGAAGTAGATGCCGCCTGTTAGCTCACGTACAACCACGATGTCGAAACCGTTACCTGAGATGTCAGCACGTAAAGGAGAGAAAGACTCTAGACCTTTATGGATTTGTGCTGGGCGTAGGTTACAGAACAGTTGGAAGTGTTTACGTAGAGGAAGTAGGGCACCACGCTCTGGTTGATCGTTTGGTGGAAGGTGTTCCCATTTAGGACCGCCAACCGAGCCAAAAAGTACTGCGTCAGATTCTTCACAGCCAGCTACTGTTGCTTCTGGAAGTGGACAGCCGTGGTTATCAATCGCAATACCACCAACATCATACTCTTCGCGAGAAAAGCTAATCGCGTGCTTCTTTTCGATCGCGTCTAGCACTTTATGTGCTTGTTGCATTACTTCTGGG includes:
- the leuB gene encoding 3-isopropylmalate dehydrogenase, which produces MTDKSYKIAVLPGDGIGPEVMQQAHKVLDAIEKKHAISFSREEYDVGGIAIDNHGCPLPEATVAGCEESDAVLFGSVGGPKWEHLPPNDQPERGALLPLRKHFQLFCNLRPAQIHKGLESFSPLRADISGNGFDIVVVRELTGGIYFGQPKGREGEGATEKAFDTEVYHRYEIERIAKIAFESARLRNKNVYSIDKANVLQSSILWREVVEEIAKDYPDVTLNHMYIDNATMQLIKDPSQFDVMLCSNIFGDIISDECAMITGSMGMLPSASLNESNFGLYEPAGGSAPDIAGKNIANPVAQILSAALMLRYSLGEEAAAQDIEAAVSKALSAGELTADLAGNNQALTTSEMGDKIAEYILAS
- the leuC gene encoding 3-isopropylmalate dehydratase large subunit produces the protein MSTNQQAKTLYEKVYDAHVAVAAKGETPILYIDRHLVHEVTSPQAFDGLREKGRKVRQVGKTFATMDHNVSTQTKDINASGEMARIQMETLSKNCEEFGVTLYDLNHKYQGIVHVMGPELGITLPGMTIVCGDSHTATHGAFGSLAFGIGTSEVEHVLATQTLKQARAKTMKIEVKGKVAPGITAKDIVLAIIGKTTAAGGTGYVVEFCGEAITDLTMEGRMTVCNMAIELGAKAGLIAPDATTYEYIKGRKFSPQGEDLEAAIQYWDTLKTDAYAKFDAVVTLEAADIKPQVTWGTNPGQVISVDTPIPAPESFADPVEKASAEKALAYMGLEAGKSLSDYNVDKVFVGSCTNSRIEDMRAAAAVAKGRQVAKHVQALIVPGSEQVKAQAEAEGLDKIFIEAGFEWRLPGCSMCLAMNNDRLGPQERCASTSNRNFEGRQGRDGRTHLVSPAMAAAAAIAGHFVDIREL